A genomic window from Neoarius graeffei isolate fNeoGra1 chromosome 5, fNeoGra1.pri, whole genome shotgun sequence includes:
- the LOC132886042 gene encoding uncharacterized protein LOC132886042 has product MVCKNNAVKLSEIEQKIIEDHVNFEGINSVSLSAVDRVLKRNRLRMKQLYRLPFDRNSDRVKEQRFQYVQRVFQLDAMERPHEYIYMDEAGFNLTKRRRRGHNVIGHWAIIGVPGQRGGNVTLCAAISNHGVVHYHANLGPYNTHQLLIFLNHMRDALLGQQDEHPIYVVVWGNVSFHRALQVREWFNMNQGFITLCLPPYSPFLNPIEEFFSSWQWKVYERQPYTRVNLLQAVELACGDIGVEACQAWIRHARVFPRCLARQNVACDVDEVLWPDPVRRHDAVAE; this is encoded by the exons atggtctgTAAGAACAATGCCGTTAAACTGAGTGAAATTGAGCAGAAGATCATTGAGGACCATGTAAATTTTGAGGGTATCAACAGTGTCAGCCTCTCTGCTGTTGATCGTGTCCTCAAGCGCAACAGACTACGCATGAAACAGCTGTACAGACTGCCCTTTGATCGCAACTCAGACAGAGTCAAAGAGCAAAGATTCCAGTATGTACAG AGGGTTTTTCAACTGGATGCAATGGAAAGACCCCACGAATACATCTACATGGATGAAGCTGGGTTTAATCTCACCAAAAGGAGAAGGAGAGGCCATAATGTGATTGGCCATTGGGCCATTATTGGTGTCCCTGGGCAGCGTGGTGGCAATGTCACATTATGTGCTGCCATCAGCAATCATGGGGTTGTCCACTATCATGCCAACCTGGGGCCCTACAACACTCACCAgctcctcattttcctcaatcacatGCGAGATGCTCTGTTAGGGCAGCAGGATGAGCATCCCATCTATGTTGTTGTTTGGGGCAATGTGAGTTTTCACAGAGCCCTCCAGGTTAGAGAGTGGTTCAATATGAACCAAGGTTTTATCACTCTTTGCCTTCCACCGTACTCCCCTTTCCTAAACCCCATTGAGGAATTCTTCTCCTCATGGCAGTGGAAGGTATATGAACGCCAACCTTACACCAGGGTAAATCTCCTGCAAGCCGTGGAACTTGCCTGTGGTGACATAGGTGTGGAGGCATGCCAAGCCTGGATACGGCATGCCAGGGTTTTCCCCCGTTGCCTGGCCAGACAAAATGTGGCCTGTGATGTGGATGAAGTCCTGTGGCCTGACCCAGTACGGAGACATGATGCTGTGgctgagtaa